One region of Glutamicibacter sp. B1 genomic DNA includes:
- the dnaA gene encoding chromosomal replication initiator protein DnaA, with translation MSSDETNSIGSSWRQVIRKIEDDDRVKARYRAFVSLAKPQGLIGTTLLVAVPNDLTRDILQTQLREPLDEALREVFQDDIRCAVSVDLSLSDETEEEAPEAGTPAPAAPAVTETPGPRPQPAPQPTPPSNSQEFGRLNPKYIFDTFVIGSSNRFAHAAAVAVAEAPAKAYNPLFIYGDSGLGKTHLLHAIGHYARHLYKGIRVRYVNSEEFTNDFINSIRDDEGASFKQTYRNVDILLIDDIQFLANKDATQEEFFHTFNALHNHNKQVVITSDLPPKQLQGFEDRMRSRFEWGLLTDIQPPELETRIAILRKKADAENLSAPGDVMEYIASRISTNIRELEGALIRVTAFASLNNQPVDLALAETVLKDLISEDGAQEITPSTIIKQTAEYFGLTIDELNSKSRTRTLVTARQIAMYLLRELTDMSLPKIGAELGGRDHTTVIHADRKIRELMAERRAIFNQVTELTNRIKQSQREH, from the coding sequence GTGAGCAGCGACGAGACCAATAGCATTGGTAGCTCCTGGCGTCAGGTAATTCGCAAGATCGAGGACGATGATCGAGTTAAGGCGCGCTACCGTGCCTTCGTATCCTTGGCCAAGCCTCAGGGCCTGATCGGTACAACTCTGCTGGTCGCAGTCCCCAATGACCTGACCCGCGACATTTTGCAGACTCAGTTGCGTGAACCGCTGGATGAGGCATTACGCGAAGTATTCCAGGATGATATTCGCTGTGCCGTCAGCGTAGATCTCTCACTCTCAGACGAAACTGAAGAAGAAGCTCCTGAAGCCGGCACGCCAGCGCCTGCTGCTCCTGCAGTTACTGAAACCCCTGGTCCGCGTCCTCAGCCGGCCCCGCAGCCTACTCCGCCTTCGAATTCTCAAGAGTTTGGCCGGCTGAATCCAAAGTACATTTTCGACACTTTCGTGATCGGCTCCTCAAACCGTTTCGCTCACGCAGCAGCGGTCGCCGTAGCTGAAGCGCCGGCAAAGGCCTATAACCCATTGTTCATTTACGGTGATTCTGGTCTGGGCAAGACCCACTTGCTACATGCCATCGGTCATTACGCGCGACACCTGTATAAAGGCATCCGCGTTCGCTATGTAAATTCAGAAGAGTTCACCAACGACTTCATCAACTCGATTCGTGATGACGAAGGTGCCAGCTTCAAGCAGACCTACCGCAACGTCGATATTCTTCTCATCGACGATATCCAGTTCTTGGCTAATAAGGACGCGACGCAAGAAGAGTTCTTCCATACCTTCAATGCGTTGCATAACCACAACAAGCAAGTTGTAATCACTTCTGACCTTCCTCCAAAACAGCTGCAGGGTTTCGAAGACCGTATGCGTTCGCGCTTCGAGTGGGGTCTGCTCACCGACATTCAGCCGCCAGAGCTCGAAACTCGTATTGCGATTCTGCGTAAAAAAGCAGACGCAGAAAATCTTTCTGCTCCAGGCGACGTGATGGAGTACATCGCTTCACGCATTTCCACCAACATTCGCGAACTCGAGGGCGCGTTGATTCGCGTCACCGCTTTTGCTTCGTTGAATAATCAGCCGGTTGATCTTGCTCTGGCCGAAACCGTCCTCAAAGACTTGATCAGCGAAGACGGTGCCCAGGAAATCACGCCATCGACCATCATCAAGCAAACAGCCGAGTACTTTGGGCTGACCATTGATGAGCTGAATAGCAAGTCAAGAACTCGAACTTTGGTCACGGCCCGCCAGATCGCGATGTACCTGCTGCGTGAGCTTACCGACATGTCTCTGCCGAAGATTGGTGCCGAGCTAGGCGGACGCGATCACACCACCGTGATTCACGCGGATCGCAAGATTCGAGAGCTCATGGCCGAACGCCGAGCCATCTTTAACCAAGTCACTGAGCTTACAAACCGCATTAAGCAGAGCCAGCGAGAACACTAA
- a CDS encoding DLW-39 family protein translates to MKKFLVLATIATAAVVLVKKAKASSETKETWHQVADKVS, encoded by the coding sequence ATGAAAAAGTTCCTAGTTCTCGCAACGATTGCGACTGCTGCGGTAGTCTTGGTCAAGAAAGCGAAGGCTTCTTCGGAAACAAAGGAAACCTGGCATCAGGTAGCCGATAAAGTTTCCTAA
- a CDS encoding DUF721 domain-containing protein → MREPEERDEHRFDPEIDAAKALLNRMRKLAEERGERRVDAARMEKVRKRQAARRGFMEQRSAAAPGAIRDPRAIGEVVARLSKARGWNTQVAVGSVLGRWNELVGEDIAAHCKPESFEDTVVIVRCDSTSWATQLRLLSHQLLKKFDAELGPGIVTVIRVLGPNAPSWRHGMRSVAGRGPRDTYG, encoded by the coding sequence ATGCGTGAGCCTGAAGAACGAGACGAACATCGTTTTGATCCAGAAATCGACGCTGCCAAGGCATTGCTTAACCGCATGCGCAAGCTCGCGGAAGAGCGTGGGGAACGCCGTGTTGATGCCGCCCGCATGGAAAAAGTTCGCAAACGCCAGGCCGCTCGACGCGGATTTATGGAGCAAAGATCAGCGGCCGCACCTGGAGCCATTCGAGATCCACGAGCCATTGGTGAAGTTGTCGCTCGTCTATCGAAGGCCCGCGGCTGGAACACCCAAGTGGCGGTCGGATCGGTGCTCGGCCGCTGGAATGAGCTGGTCGGAGAAGACATTGCGGCGCACTGCAAACCAGAATCTTTTGAAGATACGGTGGTGATTGTACGCTGCGATTCAACCTCATGGGCGACACAGTTACGCCTACTCAGCCACCAGTTGTTGAAAAAGTTTGATGCTGAGTTGGGCCCGGGAATCGTGACCGTAATTAGGGTCCTGGGTCCAAACGCCCCGTCCTGGCGTCACGGGATGCGATCGGTGGCTGGTCGAGGTCCTCGGGATACCTACGGATAA
- a CDS encoding DUF3566 domain-containing protein, producing the protein MSTPSTPRPSGSAPKSEAPRPTQVKRPAPTGTGSRPAAAGARPAAGQARPAGARPAGQRPTGAQRPANGQERLVRPAPKAKVRKARLLVSKVEPFSVLKLAFLLSVAFGVITVVAAVGIWALLDLMGTFDAFNQLIQDAMAEGGFDLRQTMSLGQVASYATIIAVVNVVVISIVSMLGAVLYNIAASLVGGVGVTLTDD; encoded by the coding sequence ATGAGCACGCCCTCGACGCCACGCCCCAGCGGCAGTGCCCCGAAGAGCGAAGCGCCGCGACCTACCCAGGTAAAGCGTCCGGCACCAACCGGCACCGGTAGCCGCCCAGCTGCCGCAGGTGCTAGGCCAGCTGCCGGTCAGGCTCGGCCTGCAGGTGCCCGCCCGGCAGGCCAGCGGCCTACCGGCGCCCAGCGTCCAGCTAACGGCCAAGAACGACTGGTTCGTCCGGCTCCCAAGGCTAAGGTCCGCAAGGCTCGCCTGCTGGTATCCAAGGTTGAGCCATTCTCGGTCCTGAAGTTGGCCTTCCTGCTTTCGGTTGCTTTCGGTGTCATCACCGTGGTCGCTGCCGTCGGTATCTGGGCCCTGTTGGACCTGATGGGTACGTTCGACGCATTCAACCAGCTGATTCAAGACGCCATGGCTGAAGGTGGCTTCGATCTGCGCCAGACGATGTCTCTGGGACAGGTGGCTTCCTATGCAACGATCATCGCTGTGGTGAACGTTGTGGTCATTTCTATCGTCTCGATGCTGGGTGCAGTGTTGTACAACATTGCTGCCTCGCTCGTAGGTGGCGTCGGAGTCACGCTCACCGACGACTAG
- the gyrA gene encoding DNA gyrase subunit A yields MSDELTPQDEPMDGEVIEPNHDGGRIDQIDLQTEMQRSYLDYAMAVIVGRALPDVRDGLKPVHRRVLYAMYDGGYRPERAYNKCARVVGEVMGQYHPHGDTAIYDALVRLIQDWVMRYPLALGQGNFGSPGNDGAAAQRYTETKMAPLAMEMVRDINENTVDFQDNYDGKNQEPTVLPARFPNLLVNGSSGIAVGMATNIPPHNLREVAEGVQWYLQNPEASREELLAELMLRVKGPDFPSGAMILGTKGISDAYRTGRGSITMRAVVNVEEIQGRTCLVVTELPYMANPDNLAVKIAELVRDGKIAGIADMRDETSGRTGQRLVIVLKRDAVAKVVLNNLYKHTELQSNFSANMLAIVDGVPRTLPLDGFIRHWVTHQIEVIVRRTQFRLKKAEEEAHILRGLLKALDALDEVIALIRRSATTEAARDGLMELLSIDEDQARAILDMQLRRLAALERQKIQDRHAELERMIAEFQAIIASPARQREIVSEELGEIVDKHGDDRRTKVLMGYDGDMSVEDLIPEEEMVVTITRGGYVKRTRIDNYRSQARGGKGIKGANLRGDDVVEHFFVTSTHNWLLFFTNHGRVYRTKCYELAEAGRDAKGQHVANVMAFQPDEHIAQVLDLRTYQDAAYLMLATRNGLVKKTRLEDYDTNRTAGVIAINLREDDELVSAQLVSESDDVMLVSRKGQSVRFTATDTALRPMGRATSGVTGMKFREGDELLAADVVREDSFVFTVTNEGYAKRTDVAEYRVQSRGGLGIKVAKLNEERGELVGAMIVDESDEVLVVMGSGKVVRSAAAQVPAKGRDTMGVIFAKPDKKDHIIAVAKNSETQLEENLEEDAVTLDAENTIDQSSTAPENESDVQEDDTTNGGNA; encoded by the coding sequence TTGAGCGACGAGCTAACCCCACAGGACGAACCTATGGACGGCGAGGTTATCGAGCCGAACCATGACGGCGGGCGCATCGACCAGATCGACCTGCAAACCGAAATGCAACGGTCCTACCTGGACTACGCGATGGCCGTGATCGTCGGCCGTGCACTGCCAGATGTCCGCGATGGTCTGAAACCAGTACACCGCCGCGTGCTTTACGCGATGTACGACGGTGGCTACCGCCCGGAACGTGCGTACAACAAGTGCGCCCGCGTCGTCGGCGAAGTCATGGGTCAGTACCACCCACACGGCGATACCGCGATCTATGATGCGTTGGTCCGCCTGATTCAGGACTGGGTCATGCGTTACCCACTGGCCCTGGGCCAGGGTAACTTTGGCTCCCCGGGTAACGATGGGGCTGCTGCCCAGCGTTACACCGAAACCAAGATGGCCCCACTGGCCATGGAAATGGTCCGTGACATCAACGAAAACACCGTTGATTTCCAGGACAACTACGACGGTAAGAACCAGGAACCTACGGTTCTGCCGGCACGATTCCCGAACCTGTTGGTTAATGGTTCCTCGGGTATTGCCGTGGGTATGGCCACCAACATTCCGCCGCATAACCTGCGCGAAGTCGCCGAGGGTGTGCAGTGGTACCTGCAGAACCCTGAAGCCTCGCGTGAGGAACTGCTCGCCGAGCTGATGCTGCGTGTGAAGGGCCCGGACTTCCCTAGCGGCGCGATGATTCTGGGCACTAAGGGCATTTCCGATGCGTACCGCACCGGTCGTGGTTCGATCACCATGCGCGCGGTCGTCAACGTGGAAGAAATCCAGGGTCGCACCTGCCTGGTGGTCACCGAACTGCCGTACATGGCCAACCCGGATAACCTTGCGGTGAAGATCGCCGAACTGGTTCGTGACGGCAAGATCGCTGGCATCGCCGATATGCGCGATGAGACCTCGGGCCGCACCGGCCAGCGCCTGGTGATCGTGCTCAAGCGCGACGCCGTGGCCAAGGTCGTGCTGAACAATCTGTACAAGCACACCGAACTGCAGTCGAACTTCTCGGCCAATATGCTGGCCATCGTTGACGGGGTGCCACGTACCCTGCCACTGGATGGGTTCATCCGCCACTGGGTCACCCACCAGATCGAAGTGATCGTTCGCCGCACCCAATTCCGTTTGAAGAAGGCCGAAGAAGAGGCCCACATCCTGCGCGGTCTGCTCAAGGCCCTAGATGCTCTCGACGAGGTCATCGCCCTGATTCGCCGTTCGGCCACCACCGAAGCGGCGCGCGATGGGCTGATGGAACTGCTGAGCATCGATGAGGACCAGGCTCGCGCCATCCTCGACATGCAGCTGCGTCGTCTGGCTGCCCTGGAACGTCAGAAGATCCAGGACCGCCACGCAGAGCTCGAGCGGATGATCGCCGAATTCCAAGCCATCATCGCCTCCCCTGCCCGCCAGCGTGAGATCGTCTCCGAAGAACTCGGTGAGATCGTGGATAAGCACGGCGATGACCGCCGAACCAAGGTCCTGATGGGTTACGACGGCGACATGAGCGTGGAAGACCTGATTCCTGAAGAGGAAATGGTTGTCACCATCACCCGTGGTGGCTACGTGAAGCGCACCCGTATTGATAACTACCGTTCGCAGGCCCGTGGCGGTAAGGGCATCAAGGGTGCCAACCTACGCGGGGACGATGTGGTGGAGCACTTCTTCGTGACCTCAACCCACAACTGGCTACTGTTCTTCACCAACCACGGTCGCGTGTACCGCACCAAGTGCTATGAACTGGCCGAGGCCGGTCGTGACGCCAAGGGTCAGCACGTGGCCAATGTGATGGCCTTCCAGCCTGATGAGCACATCGCACAGGTACTGGATCTGCGCACCTACCAAGACGCGGCCTACCTGATGTTGGCCACCCGTAATGGTCTGGTGAAGAAGACCCGCCTGGAAGATTACGACACGAACCGTACCGCCGGTGTGATCGCTATCAACCTGCGTGAGGACGATGAATTGGTCTCCGCGCAGCTAGTCAGTGAATCTGATGATGTGATGCTCGTCTCGCGCAAGGGTCAATCGGTGCGCTTCACCGCGACCGATACCGCCCTGCGTCCAATGGGTCGAGCCACCAGTGGTGTCACCGGTATGAAGTTCCGCGAAGGTGACGAGCTGCTGGCTGCTGATGTGGTCCGCGAGGATTCCTTCGTCTTTACCGTGACCAACGAGGGTTATGCCAAGCGCACCGACGTTGCCGAGTACCGCGTACAATCCCGCGGTGGCTTGGGAATTAAGGTAGCTAAGCTCAATGAAGAACGTGGCGAATTGGTCGGCGCAATGATCGTCGACGAGAGTGACGAGGTGCTCGTGGTGATGGGCTCGGGCAAGGTTGTCCGCTCGGCCGCCGCACAGGTTCCTGCCAAGGGGCGTGACACCATGGGTGTTATCTTCGCTAAGCCGGATAAGAAGGACCACATTATTGCGGTAGCCAAGAACTCGGAGACGCAGCTCGAAGAGAACTTGGAGGAAGATGCCGTAACGTTGGACGCAGAAAACACGATCGATCAGTCATCCACCGCGCCGGAAAACGAATCGGACGTCCAGGAAGATGACACCACTAACGGAGGTAACGCATGA
- the gyrB gene encoding DNA topoisomerase (ATP-hydrolyzing) subunit B, translating into MTSKVEHTYGAQDITVLEGLEAVRKRPGMYIGSTGPRGLHHLVYEVVDNSVDEALAGYCDTINVTLQADGGVRCEDNGRGIPVDIHPTEGKPTVEVVMTILHAGGKFGGGGYAVSGGLHGVGISVVNALSRKVDTIVRRQGHAWRISFGNGGVTTSPLTQGEETERTGTSQTFYPDPEIFETTEFDFETLRARFQQMAFLNKGLRITLTDERTPINAEPEAEVEEEIENEVVKPRTVDYLYKDGLLDYVKHLNAAKKVELVHDEVIAFESEDSARGISVEIAMQWTSAYAESVHTYANTINTHEGGTHEEGFRAALTGLLNRYARDNKILREKDDNLTGEDAREGLTAVISVKLSEPQFEGQTKTKLGNSIARGFVQGVVNEELGDWFERNPNVARDIIRKAQLASQARMAARKARDNARRKSPMESFGMPGKLSDCSSKNPVECEVFIVEGDSAGGSAKRGRDPHTQAILPLRGKILNVERARLDRALGNAEVQAMITAFGTGIGEEFDMAKLRYHKIVLMADADVDGQHITTLLLTLIFRFMRPLIEHGYVFLAAPPLYRIKWSNAPHDYVFSDKERDDALVAGQAANKRLPKDNGIQRYKGLGEMDYSELWDTTMDPEFRTLRQVTMDDAAAADEVFSVLMGEDVESRRSFIQQNAKDVRFLDI; encoded by the coding sequence ATGACTTCCAAAGTCGAACATACCTATGGCGCCCAGGATATTACCGTCCTCGAAGGACTCGAAGCGGTACGTAAACGCCCGGGCATGTACATCGGTTCCACCGGCCCTCGCGGCCTTCACCACTTGGTTTATGAAGTTGTCGATAACTCCGTCGATGAAGCATTGGCGGGATACTGCGACACCATTAACGTCACCCTGCAGGCCGATGGTGGCGTGCGTTGTGAAGACAATGGTCGCGGCATCCCCGTGGATATCCACCCCACCGAGGGCAAGCCTACCGTTGAGGTAGTCATGACCATCCTGCACGCCGGCGGTAAGTTCGGCGGTGGCGGCTACGCGGTTTCCGGTGGCCTGCACGGTGTCGGTATTTCCGTGGTTAACGCGCTATCGCGCAAGGTGGACACCATCGTTCGCCGCCAGGGCCACGCATGGCGCATCAGCTTCGGCAACGGCGGTGTCACCACCAGCCCGCTGACCCAGGGTGAAGAAACCGAGCGCACCGGTACCAGCCAGACCTTCTACCCGGATCCCGAAATTTTCGAGACCACCGAGTTCGACTTTGAGACCCTGCGTGCTCGCTTCCAGCAGATGGCCTTCTTGAACAAGGGTCTGCGCATCACCTTGACCGACGAACGCACTCCCATCAACGCGGAGCCGGAAGCTGAAGTCGAAGAAGAGATCGAAAATGAGGTAGTCAAGCCACGTACCGTGGACTACCTGTACAAGGACGGGCTGCTGGACTACGTCAAGCACCTGAACGCTGCCAAGAAGGTTGAACTCGTTCACGACGAAGTCATCGCCTTCGAATCTGAAGATTCCGCTCGAGGCATCAGCGTGGAAATCGCGATGCAGTGGACCAGTGCCTACGCCGAATCCGTGCACACCTACGCGAACACCATCAACACCCATGAGGGTGGTACTCACGAAGAAGGTTTCCGCGCCGCGTTGACTGGTCTGCTCAACCGTTACGCCCGGGATAACAAGATCCTGCGCGAAAAGGATGACAACCTCACCGGTGAAGATGCGCGTGAAGGTTTGACCGCCGTGATCTCGGTGAAGCTCTCCGAACCACAGTTTGAGGGCCAGACCAAGACCAAGCTGGGTAACTCGATCGCCCGTGGCTTCGTCCAGGGTGTGGTGAACGAAGAGCTGGGCGACTGGTTTGAACGCAACCCGAACGTAGCCCGCGACATTATTCGCAAGGCCCAGCTGGCCTCCCAGGCTCGCATGGCTGCCCGTAAGGCCCGCGATAATGCCCGCCGCAAGTCGCCCATGGAATCCTTCGGCATGCCGGGCAAGCTTTCGGATTGCTCCTCGAAGAACCCTGTTGAGTGTGAGGTCTTCATCGTGGAGGGTGACTCCGCAGGCGGCTCGGCCAAGCGCGGACGTGACCCACACACCCAGGCCATTCTGCCACTACGCGGCAAGATCCTGAACGTTGAGCGCGCTCGCTTGGATCGTGCGCTGGGCAATGCCGAAGTGCAGGCCATGATCACCGCCTTCGGCACCGGTATCGGTGAAGAATTTGATATGGCCAAGCTTCGTTATCACAAGATCGTGCTGATGGCCGATGCTGACGTTGACGGTCAGCACATCACCACCTTGCTATTGACCTTGATCTTCCGCTTCATGCGTCCACTGATCGAACACGGTTATGTCTTCCTAGCAGCCCCACCGCTGTACCGCATCAAGTGGTCCAATGCCCCACATGACTACGTGTTCTCCGATAAGGAACGCGACGATGCCCTGGTGGCTGGTCAGGCCGCTAACAAGCGTCTGCCGAAGGATAACGGCATTCAGCGTTACAAGGGTCTGGGCGAGATGGACTACTCGGAACTGTGGGACACCACCATGGATCCCGAATTCCGCACCCTGCGTCAGGTCACCATGGATGACGCCGCGGCCGCAGACGAAGTTTTCTCCGTGCTGATGGGCGAGGACGTGGAGTCCCGCCGTAGCTTCATTCAGCAGAACGCCAAGGACGTGCGCTTCCTGGATATCTAA
- the recF gene encoding DNA replication/repair protein RecF (All proteins in this family for which functions are known are DNA-binding proteins that assist the filamentation of RecA onto DNA for the initiation of recombination or recombinational repair.) gives MYISQLSLTSFRSYAQADVHLAPGINVLIGPNGVGKTNIVESIGYLANLASHRVSNDAPLLNFGAERALIRGTLHRGNQKTTLEVEITIGKLNRARINRANPVRAREILGMVRTVLFAPEDLALVKGEPSHRRKFLDELLVALRPVEAGTKNDYERIVKQRNALLKSVRGKSKLNTSQENTLKAWDLQLASCGARLIRGRLDVLMLIRPYMQAAYADLADGAKDAKAIYRSSLETETDENGAAPSALEDLSQEEIQNLLLDAIEANRSRELDRGISLFGPHRDDLALILGPTPAKGYASHGETWSFALALRLAAYRVFGDDDPRPGSGPILILDDVFAELDATRRDRLAHIVAGAEQVLVTAAVVEDVPEALKGHFFQVSPGQVVDA, from the coding sequence GTGTATATATCGCAGCTTTCCCTCACGAGCTTCCGCTCGTATGCGCAGGCCGACGTGCACCTAGCTCCAGGCATCAACGTGCTGATCGGTCCTAACGGTGTCGGCAAGACCAACATCGTTGAATCCATTGGCTATCTAGCCAATTTGGCTTCTCACCGGGTCAGTAACGATGCTCCCCTGCTCAATTTTGGTGCTGAGCGCGCTCTTATCCGTGGCACCTTGCACCGCGGAAATCAAAAGACGACCTTAGAAGTTGAGATCACTATCGGTAAGCTCAACCGCGCTCGAATCAACCGTGCCAATCCGGTCCGTGCCCGCGAAATCCTTGGCATGGTCCGTACGGTCCTCTTTGCCCCGGAAGACTTAGCTTTGGTCAAGGGTGAGCCTTCGCATCGACGCAAATTCCTTGACGAACTTCTCGTAGCCTTGCGTCCGGTAGAAGCTGGCACAAAAAACGACTACGAACGAATTGTGAAACAGCGCAACGCGCTGCTTAAGTCGGTGCGCGGCAAATCTAAGCTGAATACCTCGCAGGAGAACACACTCAAAGCTTGGGACCTTCAACTGGCCAGCTGTGGCGCGCGATTGATCCGTGGGCGACTCGATGTGCTCATGCTGATCAGGCCATATATGCAGGCTGCTTATGCTGATCTTGCAGATGGGGCCAAGGACGCCAAAGCTATTTACCGCTCATCACTGGAAACTGAGACGGACGAAAACGGTGCTGCGCCTTCCGCACTAGAGGATCTAAGCCAAGAAGAAATTCAGAACCTACTTCTGGATGCCATTGAGGCCAACCGTAGTCGCGAACTTGACCGGGGTATTTCACTATTTGGCCCACATCGTGATGATCTGGCTTTGATTTTGGGGCCAACCCCGGCCAAGGGTTACGCCTCGCATGGGGAAACGTGGTCTTTTGCCTTGGCGCTGCGTCTTGCCGCCTACCGTGTCTTTGGCGATGATGATCCTCGCCCAGGATCGGGACCGATCCTGATCTTGGATGATGTTTTTGCTGAGCTTGATGCCACGCGCAGAGACCGCTTGGCGCATATTGTTGCCGGCGCCGAACAGGTTCTAGTCACCGCCGCCGTCGTGGAAGATGTTCCCGAAGCACTGAAGGGACATTTCTTCCAGGTATCCCCTGGCCAGGTCGTCGATGCGTGA
- the dnaN gene encoding DNA polymerase III subunit beta → MKFSVEKDVLAEAVSWTARSLAQRPPSPVLAGILITTHEGIVRLEGFDYEISSHIEIPADISEQGSILVSGKLLAEITRSLPNSTVTLETDGSKISLTCGRSRFHLATMPVDEYPTLPELPAIAGTIDGQAFSAAVSQVIVAASKDDTLPVLTGIKVEIENDLITFLATDRYRLALRELNWTPNTSEISTSFLIKAKTLSEVAKTLSGAGELKLAISEKGDMVGFESSNRRTTSLLINGEYPKIRSLFPSDTPIHATVRTSELMEAVRRVSVVAERNTPVRMAFTDGQLTLDAGTGEDAQAEEAIVASLRGEDIVVAFNPTFLSEGLNSFTTDFVRFSFTSAPKPAMLTGQKQLDEEDQDQYRYLVMPVRLPNSN, encoded by the coding sequence GTGAAGTTCAGCGTTGAAAAGGATGTATTGGCAGAAGCCGTATCCTGGACCGCCCGGTCCTTGGCACAACGCCCACCCTCACCAGTACTGGCTGGTATTTTGATCACCACCCATGAAGGCATAGTTCGCCTCGAGGGTTTTGATTACGAGATTTCCTCGCATATTGAGATCCCTGCGGACATTTCCGAGCAAGGATCAATTCTGGTCTCAGGCAAACTTCTGGCTGAGATCACCCGTTCACTTCCAAATTCCACTGTGACTTTGGAAACCGACGGCTCAAAGATTTCACTCACCTGTGGCCGCTCACGCTTCCATCTGGCCACCATGCCAGTTGATGAATACCCAACATTGCCAGAGCTACCTGCAATCGCAGGCACCATTGACGGCCAGGCATTCTCCGCTGCCGTCTCGCAGGTTATCGTTGCTGCCTCCAAGGACGACACCCTTCCAGTGCTTACCGGTATCAAGGTCGAAATTGAAAATGACCTGATCACGTTCTTGGCTACGGACCGTTACCGTTTGGCACTGCGTGAATTGAACTGGACGCCTAACACTTCAGAGATTTCTACTTCCTTCTTGATCAAGGCCAAGACCCTGAGTGAAGTGGCTAAGACCCTTTCTGGTGCGGGCGAATTGAAGCTAGCCATCAGCGAGAAGGGCGACATGGTTGGCTTCGAAAGCTCGAACCGCCGCACCACCTCATTGCTGATTAATGGCGAATACCCCAAGATTCGCTCGCTCTTCCCAAGCGATACCCCCATCCACGCGACCGTTCGTACCAGCGAACTGATGGAAGCTGTACGTCGTGTATCGGTTGTTGCTGAACGAAACACCCCAGTTCGCATGGCCTTCACCGATGGTCAGTTGACTTTGGATGCAGGCACTGGCGAAGATGCTCAGGCTGAAGAAGCCATCGTTGCTTCGCTGCGCGGTGAAGATATTGTGGTTGCTTTCAACCCAACCTTCCTTTCGGAGGGTTTGAACTCATTCACTACCGACTTCGTGCGTTTCTCATTCACCAGTGCGCCAAAGCCGGCAATGCTTACCGGTCAGAAGCAACTGGATGAAGAAGACCAGGATCAGTACCGCTACCTCGTCATGCCGGTACGTTTGCCAAACTCGAACTAA